In the genome of Arachis stenosperma cultivar V10309 chromosome 6, arast.V10309.gnm1.PFL2, whole genome shotgun sequence, the window CTTCGTTCACAAAGAGAGACTACTCGTAGACAACTGGATgctgaaaaaaagaaaaaaactgaGGGACCTCGGGTGGAATCACTAAATAATAGGTTTTCTGATACTCATGAAAAAATAACATTGTTGGAGGAGATGATGCGCAAGATATTTACTGGGTAGGTGTTCCCTGAAGTAACTATTTAAAGGAAAGAATCTAATGTTCTTTCATGAGTATTACAATTTGTGGTTGTGTTTCTAACATTTCTGCATAATGCTTTTATGGAGGTTATTTGTGCATCGCTATAGAGACATTGACCCAAATATCAGGATGTCATGCATTGAGTCACTGGGTGAATGGATCCTGTCATATCCATCACTTTTCTTGCAGGATTTGTACCTAAAATATCTTGGCTGGACACTGAATGACAAAGTAATGAACACGTTTTACATTTTTTAtgatacattttttttaattgcatATGTATCATACAACTTACttttttctactcttttcttttaCCTGTTCCCCACGCCCTAACTTGTAGAATGCCGGGGTAAGAAAGGCTTCCATAAATGCACTTCAGAATCTTTATGAAGTGGATGACAATGTACCAACCCTAGGTTTATTTACTGAAAGATTTTCTGGCCGGATGATTGAGCTTGCTGAGGACATTGATGTTTCTGTAGCTGTTTGTGCCATTGGTCTTGTCAAGCAACTACTTAGGTCAGAATGTCAAACCTTTTCCAATAATATATTACCTGTTTGGTGGGAAGTTTTATGGCATAGATTGTCATTTGAGAATTGGTTTTTGTTTGCTGCAGACATCAACTTATTCCTGAAGATGACTTGGGTTCTTTGTAcgatttgttgattgttgacaCCCCAGAAATCAGGCATGCCATTGGTGCATTAGTGTATGATCACTTGATTGCTCAAAAATTTAGTACATCCCAATCAGGATCAAGAGGTCTTAAATCTATTCCtgattattttcattttaaaattgatacCATGCATTATTCTGTATGTGGCAGACATTTGACAAAGGCATTTTCTTTCTAGGTGAAACTGGCAATTCTTCTGAGGTCCACCTTAAGAGAATGCTGCGAATCCTGGAGGAGTTCCCACAAGATCCAATTTTGAGTATTTATGTGATAGATGATGTTTGGGAATACATGAAAGCTATGAAGGTATAGCTATATGACACTGTCCTTGCCTTTTTacatgtatataaaaaaatgctCAGGGGAAGGCATGAATGAGGGAGAACTGGAGCAGGTTCTCCTAGGCCCTATCTAACTTTGCTGAGCTGGAGGAGAGACAATAGAGGGATGGAAGAGGACCTAAAGTTACTCAAGTTAGGCCTGTTGTAACAATTTACTGAATAATATTCACTAGTTTCATATGTTTTGCTTGCAGGATTGGAAGTGCATCGTATCCATGCTTCTCGATGAAAATCCATTGGCTGAGCTCTCTGATAATGATGCAACAAACTTGGTGCGACTCTTGTGTGCATCTGTGAAGAAGGCTGTTGGAGAGCGGATTGTACCTGCTACTGACAACAGAAAGCAATACCACACCAAAGCCCAAAAAGTATGCGAGCTTGGTTTCTAACTCTTGTATTGCAATTTCCTgggctctctctctctctctctctcttctgtTGATAGAGTAGTTTGCTTCTGAGACTGTATTTTCAAAGTGTAATTATGATTATGTCatattatttagttattttggGCTACAGAAAAAATTCGATCACTTGGAACTTGGCTATTAGCAATGAGTACTCTGTAGTTTTGTATAATGCTCATGCTGGTGGTTGATTGATGTTGTTGTGATACAAGTGTCTGTTCTGTGTTCATGACAGACTCTAATCTCTTTTGATCCAATAAATGGCAGGaagtatttgaaaataataaacagGACATATCTGTTGCTATGATGAAGAGTTACCCGTTACTCTTGCGGAAGTTTATTTCAGATAAAGCAAAAGTGTCATCTCTGGTTGAGATTGTTTTGTACATGAACCTTGAGCTTTATTCCTTGAAGAGGCAGGAGCAGGTTAGTGAATTATTCTTGCAGATTGTTCCAAACTGTTCACATTCTTTCTGGAAAATTAACGAGTGCTTCCTTTTCagaatttcaaaaatatgcTCCAGCTTATGAAAGAAGTGTTTTTTAAGCATGGTGACAAGGAACCTCTGAGAGCTTGTGTAAAGGCAATTAATTTTTGTTGCATAGAAAGTCAAGGGGAATTGCAAGATTTTGCGCGTAATAAGTTAAAGGAACTTGAGGATGAACTTATCTCTAAGCTGAAATCTGCAATTAAAGAAGTAGTGGTATGTTCCACTTAATTGTGTTGTATTCTGTTATTTCTTGGATCTAGTGGAAGAAATTAACCTACAGTGTGATGAGAATGCAGGATGGTGGTGATGAATATTCTCTTCTTGTAAACTCTAAGAGGTTGTATGAACTCCAGTTGTCAAAATCAGTGCCTATCCATAGCATATATGGAGACATTGTAGCGGTGTTACGTGATTTTAGAAATATGGAGGATGAGGTGTGTAAATGCTTTCTCAACGCTGACATCATGTTTTACATGTCATTCTTATTTGTttgattattaatattaattttctGCATTTTACCATTCAGGTTGTTTGTTTCCTGCTTCTGAACATGTATATGCATCTAGCTTGGGCTCTACATTTTATCGAAAATGAAGAATGTGTTTCTGAAGCATCTTTAGTTTCTGTTATTTCTAAGCGCGATACCTTGTTACAAGAACTTGAATACTATCTTAACATGGCTACTGACAGCAAGGAAGGGGGTAGACTCGGAAGTGAGCTAGGTTGCAGAGTAAGAACTTGCTTTCCTTTCTATTTTCGTAGTATAAATAAGTTGAAGTCTTGCGTTCTTAGGACTAGTCTGATAAAAATGTTTTATTGGCAAAGGTGTGCACTATACTCGTAGAAACATGGTTCTTATTTAGAAGCACACTTTTCTCCAAGACAAAGCTGGAAAAATTAGGATATGCGCCAAATGCAGACATGCTTCAAAAGTTTTGGGAACTTTGTCAACAACAACTTAATGTATCAGGTGACCCCAGACATTTATGTTAAAGTTGATGGACTTGTGTGAAGATTCATCCTaagttttttattaaattttttaaaaaacataatATGTTAATATTCTTATTGTATACTCTTGAACTTGACATTTGATGTTTACTTTGCTTATTAACTTTGGTGTTAATGCTGCTAAATCTTCCTCATTGATGTATCCTCATTTTTTGTTGTATGTGTGTGTGCGCGCACATACTGTgtattcattttgtttttaattttagaagaCTGTTTAACTTGCTTATCGTTTTTCAGACGAGATGGAAGAGGAAGATGTCAACAGAGAGTATGCCGAGGAGTTAAATAGAGATGCTGTTATGCTTGCTGCTGGAAAACTGATTGCTAATGATGTTGTTTCAAAGGTAAATTGTTTTGTTTAAGAACTATTGGCgttctttttcttattcttttttggCTGGTAAATCTATTTTGATAGTAAAAATTTGGCTATTCTTGTTACAGGAATATCTTGCTTCTGAGATCATTTCTCACTATGTAATGCATGGGGCAAGTGTTGCTGAGATTGTAAAGAATCTGATCACAGTTctgaagaaaaaagaagatgatTTAGCCACCATTTTTTTTGAAGCACTTAAAAAGGTAAGAGCTTTGAAGTAGGTGTTTCAACTATGCTATGATATTTTTATGACAAATAAATCTGGATCAACCTTTCCACCACGTTTCTGCCTCTGGAAGATCTGTATATATATTTCACCCTCTTCTTCCCTCTTCTGTCCCAACTTCCTCACCTATTTATGCTGGTACCAGGCATACCGTCAACATATTGTGGATATCTCTGACAGCGAAAATGACCCTTCAGAAAGCAACTCCTTCTCAGGGTGTAAAGATCTGGCTGCTCGGCTCTCTGGAACATttgttggtgctgccagggtcAAGCACAGGTTagacattttaaaaattgtcaGGGATGGCATTGAATATGCTTTTGTTGAAGCTCCGAAACACTTGTCATTTCTGGAAGCAGCAGTGCTCCAGTTTGTGTCAAAACTCCCTGCAGCAGATGTGTTGGAAATGTAAGAGTTTCTTCTCATTTTATTAATGCTATTCAAACCTGTTATCAGCTGTACACAGTTTAATGCTGCTGCTTTTTATGGATAGTATGAAGGTTGTTCAAAGTCGAACAGCAAATGTCAATACTGATGAAAATCCAAGTGGTTGGCGTCCCTATTACACATTTATTGACATCCTACGTGAAAAATATGCAAAGAATGAAGGGTTTCAAGGTAATCTTTTGCATTTTTTTCCCATCTGTATTTATTGTCCCATATAGGTAAACAATATTGCAAACATCCTGTTAGATCTTCACTTAAAATACTCATTATTACATGGTGCTATTAAAATTTGTTGTTGATGATTTGTTAGATTTCCACtgaaacaatatataaaatagtaattattaaaaaatggCGCTTTTACAATGTGTTGTCGTATTTGTTACATGGAGAGCATATTAGTTTATTTATGAGTTAATCTCCACtgaaacaatatataaaatagttTATTAAATAATGGTGCTATTACAATGTGTTATTGCGTATTTGTTACATGGAGAGCATATTAGTTTATTAATGAGTTTATATATTTATCCTTCTATTATTTTAAAACCACTGGGTTGTTATTTTAGTTTGGTTTGGGTTTGCTGAGTATGCAACATATTTCAAAGCTTTTTGCCGTTGGAAATCTCAGTTTTTATCAATTCTGTCTCTGGTCTTGCATTTGTTTCTCATTTGTTCCCATGAATTTGAAGTTCTCTTCAAGATGATGCTGGAAGTTGATTAATTCTCACGACATAAGATATGCACCTTGATAATACCCTATGAGTATAGCTTAGTACTCTCCAGTTTATCAAACAAATCTAGTACTTGGTTGGTAGTAAGTGCCTTTTGTTGGTCATCAATTGAGCTCTAGGGAACATGTGATCTCAACGGTTTCATTTAGCCACATCTTGCGATGATTTATATGTTTTGCAATATTATAAGTGATAGCTAAATGACACCATAAATTGCCTCTCCTTTTTCTTAGCATGCTACATTATGTAATTTATGTCTGAGAATGAATATATTTAATGGACGAGCTAACTAATAATTGTTTCCAGATGAGAGGGAAGGGGTTGCTGTACGGCGCAGGGGTCGTCCTCCTAAGAGGCAGAACATACCAGGAAAGAAACTTTTTGATGAGCAAAGTTCAAGTGAGGACGAGGACTCCATTAGTGCATCTGAACAAGATGGACAAGATGAAGGTGGAAAGGAAGATGAGGATGACGAAGACGCTCCTTTGATACATTCAATCAGACCATCATCTAAGTTAAGATCGCTGGGAAAGGCAGGGAATTCTGCAAGAGCTGCAGATAATTTATCTGCTTCTAGAACATCAGGCATGTCTTGTCTTGGCAATTGATGATTTGCATATCAATCTTATAACTAAAGGCTAAGTTAACACattaaagttaaaataaaatttgattgTTTTGACTTCAGAAAACatttttgttttacttttaCCATGCAAGATAATCAGATATTATCTAATATCACTGAAGGGCACGCCTCAGTAGTTTACCTAATTTAGTCTGTAAGCTACTAACTACTGTGTCGATTTTGCAGCTGCATCAAACTAGTTCTCCAAGGTTGAAAGCTACGTGTATAGTTTGCAAATGCTTCGGTTGCATATCCGATTTGCTCTAATTCTCCTTTCCCTCTACTGGACGGCAGCTTCTTAATAGGAAAAAGACCTGCTGCTGTTGATTGCCAGTTTAGATTATGAATACTTGTCTGTAATTTAATTTCGACGTGTCGATTGTATATGATAGTAATACTGTAATCGTTGTGTTAGTCAAGATGGTTAGCCTTTCTGctgaatataattctgcaaaATGCTCTTTCTTGGAGCCTAATTATTGAACTGGAAAGTTGGCATTACCTTGTCACTTAAAAACTATCGGCTTTGTGGCCAAAATTTCCTGGCTTTCTGCTGAAAATTGAGATGCGCTTAATGCACTTTGGTTGACCGCTGTTTTTGGTCATTCTTAACAGTTAACACGAAATAAATCAgccgaatttttttttttaacttcttaaGCTTATTTTTCTCCTTGGTAAAATGGCCTCTGCAAGTTTCAATGCGAAATCATATTTTTAagtaagaggagaaagaggaaagaagaacGTGAAATAATAAATGGTAATTAGATGTGGTggaagaaagaaattgatttatATTAAGGGCTTAACTATCATGAATTTTAACTTTTAAGGATACATATTAAGGGGGGATGGAttactaataaaaattattaaatttttaatttaataaatatattaaaaaacaaatttgatatattttatataaaattttaatttgtgtctttatAACACATGTTAATTAAAACTTTACATGAAATAGTAAATAAgaccttttcttatttttaagaAGAAAATTGTCAATCTAAAACTCTTTTTACATGTGGATAGAAATTCAGGTTCTAAACTAAACAGagttaattttgatatttttcaatagcatatataaatataaatgaaaaTCTAATACATTGCCCTTCGAAATTGAAaactcaaataataataataataataataataataataataataataataataataataataataataataataataataataaggcaGGTAGCtcatgttaaaaaaaaaagagaataaggTCATATTCCAGCCCATAAAATTGGGAGCTTAAGAAAAGCCCATGGCCCGAAAAGAAATCAGGGAAAACCCTAAGGGGCAGATACCACCTATAAAATCAATTGCAAACACAAGAGTGAAGCTGTTACCTCTTCCAGCAGACAAAAACCCTAGTTTGTGTGCGTTAGCGGAGGTAAGGTAAGGTAAAGATGCCGGCTGGTCATGGTTTGAGGTCACGCACTAGAGACTCGTTCTCTCGTCCATTCAGGAAGAAGGGTACCATCGCCCTCACCACCTACCTCAGGACCTACCACATCGGCGACTACGTCGACATCAAGGTCAATGGTGCTGTCCACAAGGGTATGCCTCACAAGTTCTACCATGGCCGCACCGGTCGTGTCTGGAACGTCACCAAGCGCGCCATTGGTGTTGAGGTCAATAAGCAGGTACTGTTTTTAGATCTGATTTGTTGTTTATTTCACTGTAATTTGTATCTTCGTTTTGGACATTAGGGTTCATTATCTAATAATCATAATTCAATAACTTTTTTTAGCGATTAATTCGATGTTGACACAGATCAGGTTATACATGCTTTTAGTATTTTTCAATGTATTTTGATGATTGTTGCTAATTAGTACATCTTCTAAATGTGAGTTAGCGTGCTTACTTGTTCTAGTAGTGTGTTCTGTAGAAAAAATTTGGTTTTTACGGTTTCTGAGTTATGAATTATTAGTGTGTTCCTCAGTTTCCTGCCTGGTGGAAATACAACGATTAAAGAGAATATAAAAAAAGTTGGTGTGTGGTTTGTCAAACTCGAGCAAATGAATTGTTGTATTTCAGTCATTCTTTCAGTTTGTGGGACTCTTTATATtgtaataacttttttttttgttaaatgtTGCTATTATACAATTATAAAAGCTTATTAATAGTCGTGTTTTTGTGTGACCCAGGTGGGGAATAGAATAATCAGGAAGAGAATTCATGTGCGTGTAGAGCACGTTATGCCTTCAAGGTGCACTGAGGAGTTCCGCCTCAGGAAGATCAACAATGACAAACTTAAGGCTGAGGCAAAGGCTAATGGACAAAAGATCAGTACCAAGAGACAGCCCGAGGGACCTAAACCTGGATTCATGGTTGAAGGTGCCACATTAGAGACTGTGACTCCCATTCCATATGATGTTGTCAATGATCTTAAAGGAGGGTATTAGGttgttgtttcttgtttttttgGAATTTACTTAGTTTTGTTTGGATATTGAGTCCTCTTTCCTTTTTGCATTGGAAAGCCATATATTTTTATGAACAATCAAACTCGAGTTTTGTCTTGTTTATTTAACTCTAAATGCAAGGTTATGTGTTGTTATTCCCTTTAATATGTGCTTTGTTTTCAATTATTTCATATGCTGAGTGCCAAGTGGAGAACCTGTTCTTGATAGTCAAAAGTAATATAACTTAAATTACTATTATGAAATTGAATAGATAAATTCATAAATAGAGCGTCACAATTGTTGATAATAAAACCTATAAGTTTCTTATGCCAAATTCGTCAATCGTCAAGCATGGCAATCTTCTATATGAACTTGAAGTGGACTTCCGAGCTTGGTTTTAAGCTGTTGTTACAACATGATACTGATGTTTTAAATTACTAGCAAAATCAAGTAATCAACACAGTTGTTAATTTCTAGTTTTCGTATTTGTAATGCTTTAATTTAACGCGACATAAAAGCATAACGTAATAATTTTGGAACGTGACTATGTTTTCTGGTCATTCCAGGTGCCTAGAGTATCCAATATCTTTCTAAAGATAAACATGTAGGTAGCCAGTTAGGTATCACTTTTTTATTGTGACATCACTATAAGTAATTCATTGGAGAATTACGCAAATtaatgatcttgatgaatcaaGGGCCACTATTGTATTGAATGTATTTGATACGAAATTCTGCTTTGTAAAAGCTTCAATTTGTAATGTTTCCACATGTCATGGAAATTCCTTTTCCCATAGGTAACAAATTTACCACTATTAGTATTATCAGAACTTATCTCCATTAGTAGTTAGGGGACACAGCTTATGAACCTAACAAAGCTTTTGGATGAATCAAAATCACCTTCGAATATCATATAATAGTAAGTGACGAGTGGTACAGAAAGCAATATTGGTGTTATTAGAAACTTTGATCTTTTCATACTCCTTTTTAAGTAAAGTTGTTCTGTTTTACTCAGATTTGGCCAAACATGAGGTAGCTATCATGGTAATGTTCTACCTTGTTCATGACTCCATTTCAATTCTAGACAACACCTGTCAATTCTCAAATAATTAGTCTATGCTTTTTGGATTTTGTTGATTGAACTAAAAACTGCACCAATTACTTTCTATATTATCCATTCCTTTGACATAATTGGAGTACTTAGTTGTGGATGTTACAAGATGAAATCACCTTACATACTCCCCCCATCTCCTCCTCATGCTTATCTTCTCATGTATTAATCATCTTCCATAATCCTTTAGCTTATTTCTTTCACTATATGCATGCACTGTTATCTACTAACTCTCATAGTTTCTCACTCTTGTTGAATTGCATGTGTTAGAATATATTAAGATCAATTAGTTTTCCCTAGAATTATTTAgcatatctgaatatttattataggatattaTGTCTTTATTATTTCAATTCTTTAAGCAGCTATAAAAATTCTTCGATATTGTATCATTCAAAATAACTTGAATACAGGCAAATCTTTTCTTTATTGCTCTTTCTTACCTTTCTATCAATATCAATTTATGTTAACTACTCAAGGtgtaatttgttttttttttcaagggTTCTCGAAGATTTAGACTTTATATGATAAACAACACTTTTATGCAGTAACTTGCCATTCTTAATACTTAGATAAAGAAGACTATTTAGATAATTTATGTAAAGAATAGCTAAATTTCAGTAGATAACTTAAAATGTTAGACTATATTACTTAACAAAATTCATGTTATTATCTTAACTATCATCTTCTCACGAAGACATAGTAGATACCTAGATAATATTATACATAACAGAACCAATTAGCCAAAGTTCATTAATGAGGATTGGTACATTTTTTGTTTTGGGCAGGTTTAGCATGTGATTATGTAGTAAAAGGAGGAGCTAGAGTCAATGGCGCAAGGATCCCAGAACACTGGTGCCACAAGATGATTCGTTTAAACAAATGTGAATCACAGAAATGTTATGAAGAGTGCTCTAAAGAACAATATGGCAGTGGAGATTGCAAGGGTGCCACTTGCTTATGCAAATACTATTGTAAAGATCCTCCACTCTACTAACGGAAATATTTGATAACAAACAACTATTAGCCAAAGTCAAAACTtgttttatttagtatttattaattctaacaacaattaataaatattaaataagataaattttgactgtttttttttttgtaatttagtACCAATCCTTCTTTCTCTTATGTAGTTATGCTTTTCCCCCCTACTATGTAACGTTTTTACTACTACATGGTTTACCAACTTTCTGCCCTATGAGCAAtgcaaattaaacaaaaaataattatgagCAATAGCAATGCTATATATATTGCTAGGATTTAATttctaagttttttttattatactattattataTCAATAAAGATGGTTAATTTTCacatttttttactattttaattgTTATGTAAATGAACAAATTGAACTCGTATTCCTATTAGGCCAAATTTGCTTCCTCACCAAATAATTTGCCGGCTTTCAAATTGACGGAAAAAAAAGGTGGAACAAAGTAACTATAAGTTGTCATGAGTCATTACCaaactaaatttaattagtgtttaattattttagaaattattttaattgatcttattttattttatttttgggaaTTCTAATGCTAAGTGGCTACCATATACTCAATGGAAGTGTATTTGAACATTTGTAACCCTAACTCAGACAAGAAGGACAAAAATAAATGAACAAGAGAAAGTAAATATATGTTtggtttgtatttttatttttaatatttatgttattatcctttttcataaaattctaaaaatatataacagtaaaaataaaaatataaaataaatatacaaaCCAAAGTATCATAAATTTAGCCATATCAAGTATGCATTATCTTATAGGTGGATTCTATGGTGTAGAAAGGAAATTGTTTCTACATGTGTAGAAGGATAGGTGTCAATGCATTAGTAGTTTATGTTGATGGTTCTTGGATGGGGAAGAATTAATTAGAGTACACAATTGTTGATTCATtggaccaaaaaaaaaaagagtgtatGACATTATATCTATATCATAGAGACAACTTATtaggttttttattttaataaattaaataaatgttttatttattaaaataaataatttaaaaaattattac includes:
- the LOC130935833 gene encoding sister-chromatid cohesion protein 3 — translated: MEDPAPTSEASIRRSKRNRAPTRKQVAREAEAENREKAGEASDHAERESSPDEFDEARPKSKRARASEGTSSVAHKAADLRLIEVVKGNGKLIPHAVKLWVERYEKDSKPAMVELLTMLFEACGAKYYDKGDLVDETDVDDVVVALVSCAKKGEAEDYQNSKKREFKNFKGNLESFWENLVRDCQHGPLFDKVLFDKCMDYIIALSCTPPRVYRQVASLMGLRLVTSYISIANMLRSQRETTRRQLDAEKKKKTEGPRVESLNNRFSDTHEKITLLEEMMRKIFTGLFVHRYRDIDPNIRMSCIESLGEWILSYPSLFLQDLYLKYLGWTLNDKNAGVRKASINALQNLYEVDDNVPTLGLFTERFSGRMIELAEDIDVSVAVCAIGLVKQLLRHQLIPEDDLGSLYDLLIVDTPEIRHAIGALVYDHLIAQKFSTSQSGSRGETGNSSEVHLKRMLRILEEFPQDPILSIYVIDDVWEYMKAMKDWKCIVSMLLDENPLAELSDNDATNLVRLLCASVKKAVGERIVPATDNRKQYHTKAQKEVFENNKQDISVAMMKSYPLLLRKFISDKAKVSSLVEIVLYMNLELYSLKRQEQNFKNMLQLMKEVFFKHGDKEPLRACVKAINFCCIESQGELQDFARNKLKELEDELISKLKSAIKEVVDGGDEYSLLVNSKRLYELQLSKSVPIHSIYGDIVAVLRDFRNMEDEVVCFLLLNMYMHLAWALHFIENEECVSEASLVSVISKRDTLLQELEYYLNMATDSKEGGRLGSELGCRVCTILVETWFLFRSTLFSKTKLEKLGYAPNADMLQKFWELCQQQLNVSDEMEEEDVNREYAEELNRDAVMLAAGKLIANDVVSKEYLASEIISHYVMHGASVAEIVKNLITVLKKKEDDLATIFFEALKKAYRQHIVDISDSENDPSESNSFSGCKDLAARLSGTFVGAARVKHRLDILKIVRDGIEYAFVEAPKHLSFLEAAVLQFVSKLPAADVLEIMKVVQSRTANVNTDENPSGWRPYYTFIDILREKYAKNEGFQDEREGVAVRRRGRPPKRQNIPGKKLFDEQSSSEDEDSISASEQDGQDEGGKEDEDDEDAPLIHSIRPSSKLRSLGKAGNSARAADNLSASRTSAASN
- the LOC130932614 gene encoding 60S ribosomal protein L21-1, translating into MPAGHGLRSRTRDSFSRPFRKKGTIALTTYLRTYHIGDYVDIKVNGAVHKGMPHKFYHGRTGRVWNVTKRAIGVEVNKQVGNRIIRKRIHVRVEHVMPSRCTEEFRLRKINNDKLKAEAKANGQKISTKRQPEGPKPGFMVEGATLETVTPIPYDVVNDLKGGY